From the Rhinoderma darwinii isolate aRhiDar2 chromosome 12, aRhiDar2.hap1, whole genome shotgun sequence genome, one window contains:
- the LOC142664379 gene encoding protein kinase C delta type-like → MGLRRKIKKQSTPSKKDRQSGEEKEVTPKRRESEIEDPEEGCSRQVSKAEPAIQLPKKDSFLHRLRSQWERFAGYIKRKRVYILKKGRQLWGLDPNKTTGLQSPTAASRNKSGSRKRQTTEENQGAPTKRPKVETATQISKESNVVFDEGKTTDQRHGGRKRPFTDSGSNIKINEQHPEPRKKAKLDIESYPKERTEKGEKVTVPLTVDKFTFHHVLGEGGFGMVMLATDSIRKERVAVKAVKKRSLLWYTVGLAEIKFLQMAHESIFLVHGYGAFQTTSYVYYVMELVTGGTLCDLIEEREWLSLCTITFLVAEIVCGIQFLHSKGIIHRDLKADNILLTTQGHIKITDFGLAIRFTREEDFHGSPALETITGEPYFAAEDWFALGSIITGLVKNLRPIKTDMAQNCQTSEEYNPETIDLLRGLFCEDKSLRLGVRGNIREHAFFSSIKWEELESGKAVSPIKRNKDAMNEYVTRQISVPLSEAKEQTKILMENQELFKNVSFVCPTWSAHYHSAPICPSIT, encoded by the coding sequence ATGGGTTtgcgtagaaaaataaaaaaacaatcaacACCATCAAAGAAAGACAGGCAAAGTGGAGAGGAAAAAGAGGTTACACCAAAACGGAGAGAAAGTGAAATTGAGGATCCAGAGGAGGGATGCAGCCGGCAGGTGAGCAAGGCCGAACCTGCTATTCAGCTGCCTAAAAAGGACTCATTTCTTCATAGACTGCGGAGCCAGTGGGAAAGGTTTGCAGGATACATAAAGAGGAAGAGAGTTTACATACTAAAAAAAGGGAGGCAACTTTGGGGACTTGACCCCAATAAAACAACAGGACTTCAAAGCCCAACCGCGGCCTCCAGAAATAAGAGTGGATCCCGCAAAAGACAAACGACAGAAGAAAACCAAGGTGCACCCACTAAAAGACCTAAAGTGGAAACTGCAACTCAAATATCAAAAGAATCAAATGTTGTATTTGATGAAGGGAAAACAACAGATCAGCGCCATGGGGGCAGAAAAAGACCCTTTACAGATAGCGGatccaacattaaaataaatgaaCAACATCCTGAGCCAAGGAAGAAGGCTAAACTAGACATCGAATCTTATCCTAAAGAAAGAACAGAAAAAGGGGAAAAGGTCACGGTGCCTTTAACGGTGGACAAATTTACATTTCATCATGTACTTGGAGAAGGAGGCTTTGGGATGGTGATGCTGGCAACAGACTCAATTCGGAAAGAGCGTGTTGCCGTTAAAGCAGTAAAAAAGAGATCTTTACTATGGTACACAGTAGGATTAGCAGAAATCAAATTCCTGCAGATGGCTCATGAGAGCATCTTTCTGGTTCATGGCTATGGAGCATTTCAAACTACGAGCTACGTCTACTATGTCATGGAGCTGGTCACTGGCGGGACCCTCTGTGACCTGATTGAAGAGAGAGAATGGCTAAGTCTCTGCACCATAACATTTCTAGTTGCAGAGATTGTGTGCGGAATACAGTTCCTCCATTCCAAAGGCATAATTCACAGAGATCTGAAAGCCGATAACATCTTGTTGACCACACAAGGCCACATTAAGATCACCGATTTCGGTTTGGCTATTAGATTTACAAGAGAAGAAGACTTTCATGGGAGCCCTGCATTAGAAACCATCACTGGTGAACCATATTTCGCTGCAGAGGACTGGTTTGCTTTAGGGTCAATTATCACCGGTTTGGTCAAAAACCTAAGACCTATAAAGACGGATATGGCCCAAAACTGCCAAACATCTGAAGAGTATAACCCTGAAACTATAGACTTGCTAAGAGGGCTCTTTTGCGAGGACAAGTCTCTAAGATTAGGAGTGAGAGGAAACATACGTGAACATGCCTTTTTCTCTTCAATTAAATGGGAAGAATTGGAATCAGGAAAAGCGGTATCACCAATCAAAAGGAACAAAGATGCCATGAATGAGTATGTGACAAGGCAGATATCTGTACCACTCAGTGAGGCAAAGGAGCAAACAAAAATTCTTATGGAAAACCAAGAGCTCTTCAAGAA